The following proteins are co-located in the Tachysurus vachellii isolate PV-2020 chromosome 19, HZAU_Pvac_v1, whole genome shotgun sequence genome:
- the LOC132862104 gene encoding lysophosphatidic acid receptor 6, translating into MNISNNIMCEGKLTADFQFYLFPITYVLVMVFGLLGNLGALYIFIFKTEQRSPSSVYILSLAMADTCFLCVLPFRIHYHLNDNHWIFGAVTCRLTGTLFFCNVYISIAFMSCICVDRYVAIIHPHTYLRLRNTRYALAVSACVWVVGGTVILTFMFTSPDMHDIEEKTSCFENFSESEWKTNLAPYSAFSLVFGALLPTIIILVLYPVVARRITRIKTKTARNALRIIYTILAITVFCFLPYHLVYLLHLLWRTQVIHNCSLADGIYKARRVTMALVSMNSLLDPVLYYFATSHCKLTCKWKPLKPKNKRGVYVISESLQAQ; encoded by the coding sequence ATGAACATCTCTAACAACATCATGTGTGAAGGAAAGTTGACTGCAGATTTCCAGTTCTATCTCTTCCCCATCACCTACGTCCTCGTGATGGTCTTCGGTCTGCTGGGGAATCTGGGTGCTCTTtacatcttcatcttcaaaaCGGAGCAGAGGTCTCCATCCAGCGTGTACATCCTCAGCCTGGCGATGGCCGACACCTGTTTCCTGTGCGTCCTCCCCTTCCGCATTCACTACCACCTCAACGACAACCACTGGATCTTCGGAGCGGTGACTTGTCGTCTGACCGGTACGCTTTTCTTCTGCAACGTCTACATCAGCATCGCTTTCATGAGCTGCATTTGCGTGGACCGTTACGTGGCTATCATCCATCCCCACACCTACCTGCGTCTGCGCAACACGCGCTACGCTCTAGCCGTGTCCGCGTGCGTCTGGGTGGTTGGAGGAACGGTCATTTTAACCTTCATGTTCACGTCTCCGGATATGCACGACATCGAGGAGAAGACGAGCTGCTTCGAGAACTTTTCAGAGAGCGAATGGAAGACGAATCTGGCTCCGTACAGCGCATTCAGTCTGGTGTTCGGCGCTTTGCTTCCTACAATCATCATTCTGGTGCTCTACCCGGTCGTGGCGCGTCGCATCACGCGGATCAAGACAAAAACAGCACGTAATGCCCTGAGGATCATCTACACCATCCTGGCCATCACGGTCTTCTGCTTCTTACCTTACCACCTTGTGTACTTGCTTCACCTGCTTTGGAGAACTCAGGTCATCCATAACTGCTCGCTAGCCGATGGGATCTACAAAGCGAGGCGTGTTACCATGGCGCTGGTCAGCATGAACAGCCTGCTCGACCCTGTGCTGTATTACTTCGCCACCAGCCACTGCAAGCTGACCTGCAAATGGAAGCCGCTGAAGCCGAAGAATAAAAGAGGCGTCTACGTCATTTCAGAGAGCTTACAAGCTCAGTGA
- the ints11 gene encoding integrator complex subunit 11 translates to MPDIKVTPLGAGQDVGRSCILLSIGGKNIMLDCGMHMGYNDDRRFPDFSYITQNGRLTDFLDCVIISHFHLDHCGALPYMSEMVGYEGPIYMTHPTKAICPILLEDFRKITVDKKGETNFFTSQMIKDCMKKVVPLNLHQTVQVDDELEIKAYYAGHVLGAAMVQIKVGSESVVYTGDYNMTPDRHLGAAWIDKCRPDILITESTYATTIRDSKRCRERDFLKKVHETIERGGKVLIPVFALGRAQELCILLETFWERMNLKAPIYFSTGLTEKANHYYKLFITWTNQKIRKTFVQRNMFEFKHIKAFDRSYADNPGPMVVFATPGMLHAGQSLQIFKKWAGNEKNMVIMPGYCVQGTVGHKILNGQKKLEMEGRATLEVKLQVEYMSFSAHADAKGIMQLIRMAEPRNILLVHGEAKKMEFLKDKIEQEFNVSCFMPANGETTTVTTNPSVPVDISLNLLKREIALGGPLPDPKKPRAMHGTLIMKDNNLRLVSPEQALKELGLSEHQLRFTCRVHLQDPHSDADTLARIYSHLKSLLRGYAVQHLPDGTVIVESIVLKVSSSGDDPNLKVILLSWSYQDEELGSFLSNLLKKGLPSGL, encoded by the exons gTGCTGGACAGGATGTTGGGCGCAGCTGCATTCTGCTCTCTATAGGAGGCAAGAACATTATGCTGGACTGTGGGATGCATATGGGATATAATGATGAT AGACGTTTTCCAGACTTCTCTTACATCACTCAGAACGGCCGCCTTACAGACTTTTTGGACTGCGTTATAATAAG CCATTTCCACCTGGACCACTGCGGTGCTCTTCCCTACATGAGTGAGATGGTGGGGTACGAGGGGCCGATCTACATGACCCACCCTACCAAAGCCATCTGCCCCATCCTGCTGGAGGACTTTCGCAAGATCACCGTGGACAAAAAGGGCGAGACCAACTTCTTCACCTCACAGATGATCAAAGATTGCATGAAGAAAGTGGTGCCGCTAAATCTGCACCAGACCGTTCAG GTGGACGATGAGCTGGAGATCAAAGCCTACTACGCAGGACACGTACTCGGGGCAGCGATGGTGCAAATTAAAGTCGGCTCCGAGTCCGTCGTCTACACG GGTGATTACAACATGACACCAGACAGACACTTagg agcGGCCTGGATTGACAAATGTCGTCCAGATATTCTGATCACCGAGTCGACCTACGCCACTACGATCCGCGACTCGAAGCGCTGCAGAGAGCGAGACTTCTTAAAGAAAGTCCACGAGACCATCGAGAGAGGAGGAAAG GTCCTCATTCCGGTGTTTGCTTTGGGAAGAGCTCAGGAGCTCTGCATCCTTCTGGAAACGTTCTG GGAGAGAATGAACCTTAAAGCGCCCATATACTTCTCTACGGGTCTGACGGAGAAAGCAAACCACTACTACAAACTCTTCATCACGTGGACCAATCAGAAGATTCGCAAAACCTTCGTGCAGAGGAACATGTTCGAGTTCAAACACATCAAAGCCTTCGATCGCTCCTACGCAGACAATCCCGGACCCATG GTGGTGTTCGCGACTCCGGGGATGTTGCACGCCGGTCAATCCTTACAGATATTTAAGAAATGGGCCGGCAATGAAAAAAACATG GTCATTATGCCAGGGTACTGTGTGCAGGGAACGGTCGGCCACAAGATTCTCAACGGCCAGAAGAAGCTGGAGATGGAGGGAAGAGCCACG TTGGAGGTGAAGCTGCAGGTGGAGTACATGTCGTTCAGCGCTCACGCCGACGCTAAAGGCATCATGCAACTGATCCGCATGGCCGAACCTCGCAACATCCTGCTGGTTCACGGCGAGGCCAAGAAGATGGAGTTCCTCAAGGACAAGATCGAGCAGGAGTTCA ATGTCAGCTGCTTCATGCCAGCTAACGGCGAGACCACCACGGTGACGACCAACCCGAGCGTACCGGTGGACATCTCACTCAACCTGCTGAAGAGGGAGATCGCACTGGGAG GTCCTTTACCCGACCCTAAGAAGCCACGTGCCATGCATGGAACTCTGATCATGAAGGACAAT aatctgAGGCTGGTTTCTCCAGAGCAGGCTTTAAAGGAGTTGGGACTTTCTGAACACCAGCTGCGTTTTACATGTCGTGTGCATCTGCAGGACCCTCACAGTGATGCAGACACACTCGCCCGCATCTACAGCCATCTTAAGag CTTGCTCCGAGGCTACGCCGTGCAGCACCTCCCCGACGGCACCGTTATCGTCGAGTCCATCGTCCTCAAAGTGTCTTCGTCCGGCGACGACCCAAATCTAAAAGTTATCCTGCTCTCCTGGAGCTATCAG gacGAAGAGCTTGGAAGTTTTCTTTCGAATCTGCTGAAGAAAGGACTTCCCTCCGGATTATGA